AGCTTTGTATCTAACTTTAGCATGAACAAACAGCAGTAAGGCCCCCGAAACTGAACAACACATAAATccaataagtaaataaataaacctgCATTTAAACTAGCATTTTTATTTCAGAAAAACATGTATCATAAGCGTGCTCCGGACAACTCTGAAACTAAAATAAGGATAGAGGGCGGAGGATAAGAAGGATAGAAGTTTCTTCCACACTTTGCCATTCATTGCAATTGCTTCATCAAAGTTGTGTTGTTTAACCTTTAACTTTGCATATCTTCCAGAAAACTCCAACTAAATCTACCGGGTTCTTTTAGAAAAATAGCATTGATTTCCATACTTTTCTATGAATGtattgcttttgtttttaaattgcatTAATAACATTGCTTTCAATAATAAATACTTACAATTGCGAGAGGAAATAAGCCGctatgttttgatttttaaaagaCGATCTGAGCATCAGattgaaaccaagttgaaaccaacggttcttttcagaaccatccaaCTCATTAGGAGATTATGATTACATGGCGCTACCGTAAAGCTTaatatatcgtatttccaccatgcaacgtttcaaattttacttaataataaaaaaaagaaatggcaAATGCacttgccacccccccccccccccccccccaaatggcaACATTTAATTTCTGCTCGAGGTTTTACCTTTGTTGACAAAAAGACccagttgttaaaggcagtggacactattaaacattgtgagaaacggctccctctgaagtgacatagttttcgagaaagtagtaattttccacgaatttaatttcgagacctcagatttagaatttgaggtctcgaaatcaaccatcaaaagcacacaaaacttcgtgtgacaagggcgtttttctttcattattatctcgcaacttcgactaacGGATTaagctcaaacttttacaggtttgttattttatgaatgttgagatacagcaagagagaagactggtctttgacaattaccaatagtatccattgtctataaaggcagtggacacataaTGGTTATTACTTTAAAAAAGTTGTTAGATTACGAACTTCTCTTagaacgagtattggggagctgttgatggtagaACAcgtcgtgagaaacggctctctcggAAGGAAgtcaattttgagaaagagttaatttttcactcaattaataataaaagacttcagctgacgccttttattatgcacctaaaagcacacaaattaatgcaaaaaaatgcatgtttttcattcattgttctcttgcaaattcgatatgacaaattgagccaaaattttcgcaggtttgttatttgtatgtATATCTTAgttgggattcaccaagtgagaatactggtctttgataattaccaaaggtgtccagggcctttaagcaAAATATCTAACGTTTGCATTAACCAGTAGGGGGCCTCCGTCTTACTCTTAGTTCACCCGCCACCAGTCTCTCATCTCCAGTTAACAGTCTTAGATCTTCTTCTTGTTGAAGGTCCCGGAGTAAATCTCTAAGGATGCGCAGTTTTTCAATGAGGTCATTTTCCTCGATTTCTCTGTCGGCCTCCGTCTTCAAAAATGCTCCATTGTCAGTTTCCtccctggaaaaaaatatgcaGAACTTAgttattataataacaatacaaaatatgtatatcttatttggtttgcggtgacCCCTTGTGTGTATatctatttgccaggtagattgTGTTCCTTAGAGAGATGTATTGcgtttttataacaccccttacaaatattctgcatTTTCagtggtttagagcgcgtcacttgatatgtcttagttttactataaacgcggccgtgtgatagtgtatcgtttgccgtgtgatagtccgacgactatcacacggcgtgcagtaccaaAACGTCcgttacgtgtacgaggatgataaattaatagtctgtaaccatttcggattacatgcagagcacagtaaaagttttcgcaatctgtattcgcgtcgtccgtggattgtagcattcaggtctgtaacttaatagtacagtatttagaaatgtttagggtgttataaaacaaatattgactgcttttactcgtgctatggttcgcctcgggaaaatagaacgctccggggatcacctcgggagtcatagttttaattatataactgacatacagatccttgtcatttgattggtggaacttacttcacgtgacattcactattactcccatcctcaccggcgatcaaaaagacctattcgcccatggggagtAGCATTTCACATTcgacagttaggatcatccttgttcccaatgttattgagcagtacagcgccgccgcgccgctgctaaaacaaaggagcacctgtgcaaaaggttgtgatccgatgtgtgcattgttgccgctacgtggcgatatatgatttttggttgtcagtaatttgtgtgatttataTGTcagttatttaaaacaaatattgagtggctttaattcgtggaatggaaggaatttTACATTGCGATAACATtcctcaatatttgtataccatagcactcgaagcagtcaatatttgtataatattcaaCTATACCGGATATTTTTTTGGAggtttctcagttctgaaaaggacTGCCCTACTTTTGAAATACTACTTGAAGCTTTAAGCTCACCACCAAAGTAAACAAAACTCGTTAGCAGTCTAAGAAATCACTAATTAATTGCAAATCACTATACTCGATATATCTGTACCATTCAGTAAAGAATCACTAAGCTCATTCtaaaaaatgtaaaccaaacatggtcactagagggcgctgaTCTACTTTACGATTCCATATTATGACTTACTCCCTTTTGTCGTCCCCATAGAGCCTCTTGATAAAATTCACACTGCTGTTGCATTTTTGTCCTTTACGAGATTTCCTGttgagaaataataaaaaagaaccCATAATTATTATCAccattgtataaaaaaatgagAACACAAAATCGGTTAAGCTGCTTATTAAAAGCTCCGGGTGAAATTTGAGTgacatcttaaagacactggacacgtttggtaattgtcaaaaaccagtcttctcacttagtgtatctcaacatatgcatgaaataacaaacctgtgaaaatttgagctcaatcggtcttcgaaattgcgagataataatgaaataaaaaacaccctggaCACAcacatgctttcagatgcttgatttcgagacctcaaattctaaatctgaggtcttaaaatcaaattcgttgaaaattacttctttctcgaaaactacatgtacgtcacttcagagggagccgtttctcacaatgttttatactatcaacctctccccataactcattaccaagtaaggttttatgctaatagttattttgagtaattgtcaaatgcttttaaaggatttgggtactttttcaaaatgtccatagctttacattaaacttacatggtttgaagataatgacagtagaaagcttcccttcaaaatttacttactgaggtgctgtagtttttgaggaatgagtaaaacaatgtcataaaaatacgtttgtaaatgattaaaataattttcgtctcatgagacgaacattattttcatgccattgttttactcatttccccaaaactatagcacttcagcacgtaatattttccgggaagctttctactatcatcttcaaactgtgtaagtttagtgttcatctgtggacattgtgtttttttgtccaagaaaagttacatagaccctttaatgaaGAAAGCAACTTCTAAAAGGGTAAAGAATTAAAGCATTTATATTTATTGAACTGCCAAAAACAAGAGAACATGACAAAGTATACAACTAAAATAACTTACCCACAGTAGAGCCCCGAACGTCGAGCAAGGGTTGGCCTAGGTAAGTCTGACAGCACTAACACAAACAGCACTGATGTCACGAGTGCCGCGAACTTCATTATGGCGACCACAGTGTAACGATGATGAATAATTATaaatctggggggggggggaagaggaTTACATATTAAACAAATTCGAACAGATGGACACACTTGTAAGccaggtttgggtaaatttgtctgtatacactcccaaaccaaacagtgcactcctactAAATTATCCACCATATCAGATAAAGGCTGGTGGGGTCATTTGATTATTGCAACCAATCAATGGATACTATTATAAATTGCACACGATTAGTACAGGCCTACTCAAAATACGTATAGGCCTTTTGAGCAAAGTGAGCAATTATTTAAGCTTTAGTTGAACACGTACTATTAACCCATACGAAATAGTTAGGCAGTGGTTTTGATGATTCTGGTTAAAGGCattgcacactattggtaattgtcaaagaccagccttcacagttggtgtatctcaacatatgcataaaataacaaacctgtgaaaatttgagctcaatcggtcatcgaacttacgagataataatgaaagaaaaaacacccttgtcacacgaagttgtgtacgtttagatggttgatttcgagacctcaagttcaaaatctgaggtctcgaaatcaaattcgtggaaaatgtcttctttctcgaaaactatggcacttcagagggagccgtttctcacaatgttttataccatcaatctctcccaattactcgtcaccaagaaaggttttatgataataattgtttgagcaattaccaatagtgtccactaccgtTAAATGTTTGTAACTTGTACAAGTTTAGCATGCACAATAAGTATATAAATCATGCAAAGATAGGCATCTTAAGATACAGCTCGACACATCATGATTAAACACATAGCAAATAGTTAGTGGTTTAAGCAAGACAATAACAACATTTGTGTAAGTCGATATGAAGCTAGAGCTTACAAGTGACAggcacaaaatatttgttgaccTGCACTTCAAAATCCACATATTATTATAACTTATAATATACCACAATATGAAAAACACATTCAAGTATCGCCCCAGGTATGTAATTTGGACCTAGCGTTGTCtgtctcgaaggctaaaatgacAACACTACATATCCATTTAGccactgtaccgcccagccgcatatagcgatacactgtatgcggtacgaggaaacctcgctagcttgtgtttgtagggaaaaaaaaggaacatcaaaagaaaactcgatagtcattagtaggtctacgcatttgttaatatatctagttgttatagatcgttattaattctcccttcacagttgacttgtcgcagctaatgatgatgaaataatttagctcttacgaaaaataaaacgctcattagtaaacaggaaactgttaaTCATTTATGATCATATTGCcgaaaattaacgccttcgcatttaatcagtatgagcattgagccagacaaaaaccttgaaaagctattgtgttcattttatccgtgcacaaaaaatattcgccataaaaattaccgtagccgtttaacgagaggcatttattgttcccatgagaacttgtacttttatacaaataattattaccgaaagggtaaaaaattgtgcatacacattaagctatggctatcttttaaaatttgaactacaattccagtaatttactgcaagaatcttgagaaattggatttcagcaaactcgggcggtgcagggactaaagggttaTACACGCATGAACAGCGGAAGGGGTAAAcgaatagagagagagagagagatatgGGGGGTGGGGTAGGGGGTCAGTGGTAAACAAAGCATAGGGAGACAGAGGAAGTGGGTGAAGGGAAGGGGGCTGGTTTGACCTAAACTTAAAGTTTGAAGCACAAAGGACAATATTATAAAAGGTGGGAGAGGGAGAAAAGTGAATAATTAGTGACCGAGGCAGGCTAAAAAGGGAGATAACTTTGGACGAGAGAGAAAGCAAAGACAATGGGGCATGGTTGTTAGTTTGAACAAAATTGTATGTCTCCCCCCCCCTATTTTAGACCCAGAATCTCACAGATTTATGGGGTCTAGAGAGTCATTTAATCGCACA
This region of Asterias amurensis chromosome 22, ASM3211899v1 genomic DNA includes:
- the LOC139953912 gene encoding uncharacterized protein, producing the protein MKFAALVTSVLFVLVLSDLPRPTLARRSGLYCGKSRKGQKCNSSVNFIKRLYGDDKREEETDNGAFLKTEADREIEENDLIEKLRILRDLLRDLQQEEDLRLLTGDERLVAGELRVRRRPPTG